Genomic window (Nymphaea colorata isolate Beijing-Zhang1983 chromosome 1, ASM883128v2, whole genome shotgun sequence):
AGCTGTAGTTGAATCATGGCAAGCTGTATAGATTAGGGGTTTGTCCTCTCAAAGCAGTAGTTATAGTGTACAAAATCCAGTGTTAAACCCCAAATATATGTATGCTTGAAAGACATGCCAATGGTTCTAGATGGATGGCGGATGAAGTACATTATCGTCTACCTCCAGCTGGCCTGTGGGTTGGAGTTCGGATAGTCCTGGAATACCAGTAATGGATTTCTAACGTAACCTATATGCAGCTGCAGTTGAATCATAGCAAGCAAGCTCTATTGTTTAGGGGTTTGTCCTCTCAAAACAGTAGTTGTATGTAGTGTAAAAAATCCACTATTACTTCCCAAATATATGGATGCTTGAAAGACGTGCTAGTGGTTCTAGATGGATGGCTGATGAAGTACGTTAGTGCCTGCCTCCAGTGCAATACTGAAAATTGACAATTATCTTCAGTTGTTGGAGTGGGTCTGTGGTGGTTTTCAAAATCATGATATAAATGTTTTCGTAAGATGGTTGCCCCAGCATGATACTGCCAACTTTTAGAGGAACTTGCAAAGATAAAAATATCTCTTACATTACTTGAGCAACTTTTGGTAGGAATAACCTTATTCAATAGCCACAATTCTAGTTGCAAGTCATCAACATCAGACTTTTCCCGTGGCTCCAGATTCCCAAAATAATCAAGTGAGGGACCAAGGTAACAGCATAAAAAGACTTGCTATGGACCTTGGACAAGAAAGAGCATGGTTTACCGAGTGAGATTGTGACTTGTGAAGCATGTCATGGACTCATGGTCTATTTTTAGTCCATGAGAATTGTTTGTTCCAGCATCCAATGGTGCATGCACCGCAAGAGATATCCTCTTTGCTACTTGTtaaagaacttcaaaattttactaTGTGGCTTATCCAAGCTGTTTTGTTGCTTACTTCGGCAAAAATGGCCTTATAAAAGCTCATATCATAATGGGTTCTGTCTTTCGTAAATAGGCGCTGTTTTGACTGTTTTGAAGTTTgatgtttttgtattttcagcCTTTCACTTGCTTGGCAGAATACATCAGCTATGTCGGGGTTTTCTAGCTTGgcaccaaaaatgaaaaaccttATTGTTGCTGGAGGCTTGACTGGATTTGTCACGGGAGTATATTTTTACACCATGAGAGCTGTAGGTGGCACAGATGAGTTGCAGATGGCAATCGACAAATTTGAGGAGCAGAAGAATAAAGTTGAAGTTGATGCTCAAAAGTCATGAATCTTTCTTTGGCAATAAGATGGGACATATTTGATGCCTCTTGTAATGCTTTACTGTACTGTATAGTTGGCAAGGTCAGCTGAGTTCACAAATAAAACTGAAAACTGGTTTTGGTCATATGAGCCAGTTGGCAAATGCACAGCTGAGGCTTTAGAATCCCCCTGGATATTTGCTCTGACTTGAGCAGCTGCTGAATTAATCAGAGGCTTCTTTTTGTGGCCTCATACTGCAGTGTTCCTGATCCTTGGGCAAATGTTCTGTCACAGGATGATATCGTACATGAACAATTTCAGACTTCCTCATTGGCCGGTGCCTTGACAACTGACCTGATCTTTTTAATTTGGATGTACTCCCACCAAATATACGTGGACCTCTGATGGGAAGTGGGGGAACCCATGCTTGTTGAGATATCTGTATTCCGTAAGCCTACTTGGTTACTATGGATCCTGCACTGCATTTTAGCTTGGTTGGATTTCTCAATGTTTTAGTTCCAGTTTTCTCGATGCATGCTTAACTTCACATCTTTGATTGCATCTTTTTCGCGAGGCTCAATCTTGCCATGGACTACATAATGTGACAATTGGCTGCATCATGAGGAAGCCTGGATAGTGCTTCTCATTCAGCATTCCTTGTTTGTTTTTATGAGGATCCTTAAATTTATGTTGCTTGATGCGGCTTTTCCATTCTGAAATTGATGTTCTTGCTGAATCATGGGTCTATTGATTATGTTAGGCGTGCTCTCACTAGTGTTCTGCTTATTGGTTACAATGGTGGGTTAATATTGAGTAGTTTTACAGTCGACCATTGTTAGACAAGCTTAATCTGAAAATTTCCTCTCAAATCAATCAATGCAGCAAAAGGTGAGTCTTGAGTGATTGAGTGGTGAGCATATCATAGACCAAATCTTCCCCTTGGCTTGTTTTGAGCATGGTTTGTCctttaagggtgtgtttgtttacCTCAAATTGTTTTTGCTGCTCACAGAAGGTTTACGCTAAAATTTGTGGTTCATTTAAACTAAAAATCTTGTCATATTTAAAAGCTACACTTGGGAttctcattttacttttttacattGGCAAAAGGTCTGATAAGTTCATATATGAAAGGCTAACCTGCATTTCTCATTAAGTCATGCCAATTGTATTTAGGAAATCTGTTTCAGGTGGTCATAAACATCTGCTTTATCATTCCTTAGGAACATGGAGATCTCCCGATGTCTATAAATAATAGAACATGAGACAGATTTCCTAAGTACAATTACATTATGAAGTTTTCCCCCTGAGTCAGAAGACACGGACTATgaagttttcaattttc
Coding sequences:
- the LOC116246288 gene encoding uncharacterized protein LOC116246288 — its product is MIEGSPNCLSLAWQNTSAMSGFSSLAPKMKNLIVAGGLTGFVTGVYFYTMRAVGGTDELQMAIDKFEEQKNKVEVDAQKS